A DNA window from Brassica napus cultivar Da-Ae chromosome A4, Da-Ae, whole genome shotgun sequence contains the following coding sequences:
- the LOC125608200 gene encoding putative F-box/kelch-repeat protein At2g41360, whose translation MITSTHDYQVEQRSCSLAGLLTSPHFPTFYSSGVSVGSEIYFPDHGWPFPSKKVRVLDTRSGTIRMGPSMKVARWAHKESMGVVDGKIYVIGGTYGKNQVEVFDPETQTWEFAGEEKVQCNSRFSGSLEDKVYMVDLEHGRISAYSVGVVDGKIYVIGGSVDESQVEVFDPETQTWEFAGEEKVQCKSRFSASLEDRVYMVDSLHGRISAYTPREGISNVATESQSDKMNCLCVVENVIYACFKRSGLMWFDTKLKVWRRLVDSDGKMDIRCRMIALDRVGDEIRGKIEWSGIMATFPCGEITLRHCLVVSAD comes from the exons ATGATCACTAGTACTCATGACTATCAGGTGGAACAGAGATCTTGTTCATTGGCGGGTCTCCTGACCTCTCCTCATTTTCCTACGTTCTATTCTTCCGGCGTCTCGGTGGGATCAGAGATCTATTTCCCTGATCACGGATGGCCTTTTCCCTCCAAGAAGGTTAGGGTCCTTGATACTCGATCTGGTACTATAAGGATGGGTCCAAGCATGAAAGTGGCTAGGTGGGCCCATAAAGAATCAATGGGAGTGGTCGACGGGAAGATATACGTGATTGGAGGAACTTATGGGAAGAACCAAGTGGAAGTGTTTGATCCAGAAACTCAAACCTGGGAGTTCGCAGGTGAGGAGAAAGTGCAATGCAATTCGCGGTTTAGTGGGTCGCTGGAGGACAAAGTTTACATGGTGGACTTGGAACATGGGAGAATCAGTGCGTATAGCG TGGGAGTGGTCGATGGGAAGATATACGTGATCGGAGGAAGTGTTGATGAGAGCCAAGTGGAAGTATTTGATCCAGAAACACAAACCTGGGAGTTCGCAGGCGAGGAGAAAGTGCAATGCAAGTCGCGGTTTAGTGCGTCGCTGGAGGACAGGGTTTACATGGTGGACTCCCTACATGGGAGAATCAGTGCGTATACTCCGAGAGAAGGTATAAGCAACGTGGCGACAGAGAGTCAAAGTGATAAAATGAACTGCTTGTGTGTGGTAGAGAATGTGATATATGCTTGTTTTAAGCGGAGTGGGTTAATGTGGTTTGACACAAAGCTAAAGGTTTGGAGAAGATTGGTTGATTCTGATGGGAAG ATGGATATTAGGTGTAGAATGATCGCATTGGATAGGGTAGGAGATGAGATTCGTGGGAAGATTGAGTGGTCTGGTATTATGGCCACATTCCCGTGTGGCGAAATTACTTTAAGACATTGTTTAGTTGTGTCTGCAGATTGA